A single genomic interval of Arachis duranensis cultivar V14167 chromosome 7, aradu.V14167.gnm2.J7QH, whole genome shotgun sequence harbors:
- the LOC110273831 gene encoding protein FAR-RED IMPAIRED RESPONSE 1-like has translation MTFRTLEDAGKFYRDYAKAAGFSTRVRCTNRKGNEIKNQLITCSREGKWKSKISPTEKTNPTAGLNCPARIYIHTLKDVGAWIISKVVLDHSHPCCPSKAEMLKQHRELSMSIRRTIENNDEAGIRPSKTYQSFVAAAGGHRELNFIEKDVRNYITREVRNVSEQEDAKEFGKYFLRMKEKNPNFFFELELEEDQSIKLAFWADARSRAACEYFGDVISFDTTYNTNRYNLVCGSFVGVNHHGQSTLLGCSLMKNEEIESFKWLFQCWLRCMGGNAPKGFLTDQCASMKRKIPSKLNGYKAHADIEQQMSHVVWNSHSKDSFDRNWNDFLVNFGLADNKWLLGNVFLNSAAEV, from the exons atgacctttaGGACCCTTGAAGATGCCGGAAAATTTTACAGGGACTATGCCAAGGCTGCAGGTTTCTCTACAAGAGTTCGGTGCACAAATAGGAAgggaaacgagattaagaatcaactgattacatgtagcagagagggaaaatggaaatctaaaatatctccaaCCGAGAAGACCAATCCGACAGCCGGTTTAAactgtcctgcaagaatttatatacacacattgaaggatgtcggtgcttggatcatttcaaaggttgtgctggatcattcacacccctgctgtccaagcaaagcagagatgctcaaacagcacagggaactaagcatgtccattcGTCGTACGATAGAGAATAACGACGAGGCCGGtatcagaccaagcaaaacctaccaatcatttgttgcggctgccgggggtcaccgcgagttaaattttatcgaaaaggacgtgaggaattacattaccagggaagtgcggaatgtttccgaacaagaagatgcaaaggaattcgggaaatatttcttaagaatgaaagagaagaatccgaatttcttttttgagctcGAACTCGAGGAGGATCAATCGATTAAGCTGGCCTTTTGGGCCGACGCAAGAAGCAGAGCGGCCTGTGAGTATTTCGGAGACGTCATTTCATtcgacaccacctacaatacaaacag gtataatttggtctgtggttcttttgtcggggtgaatcaccacggccagtcaacacttctcggatgctctttgatgaagaacgaagaaattgaatcattcaaatggttatttcaatgctggcttcgttgcatgggaggaaacGCTCCGAAAGGTTTTCTCACCGATCAGTgcgcatcaatgaaaagg aagattccaagcaaattaaacgggtACAAGGCACACGCCGATATCGAACAACAAATGAGccatgttgtttggaactctcacAGCAAAGACTCGTTCGATAGGAATTGGAACGATTTTCTGGTGAATTTTGGTCTTGCCGACAACAAGTGGCTCTTAggtaatgtgtttttaaattctgcagcagaggtgtaa